A DNA window from Leopardus geoffroyi isolate Oge1 chromosome A1, O.geoffroyi_Oge1_pat1.0, whole genome shotgun sequence contains the following coding sequences:
- the CA1H5orf58 gene encoding putative uncharacterized protein C5orf58 homolog isoform X1: MNFWTQEKAEMFKNNVTDHKLNMEAIIKNINMISLELKKMQELSQLLLCDLTLHFNHPLKTNDLEETEGKPPLFDESKISDVSFASNSFSV, encoded by the exons ATGAATTTCTGGACTCAGGAGAAAGCAGAG atgTTTAAGAATAATGTTACTGACCATAAGCTAAACATGGAAgccataattaaaaacattaacatgATTTCTTTGGAGTTGAAGAAGATGCAAG AGCTCTCCCAGTTGCTGCTTTGTGACCTTACTTTACATTTTAATCATCCTCTGAAGACAAATGACTtagaggaaacagaaggaaaaccgCCCCTCTTTGATGAATCTAAAATATCAGATGTGTCCTTTGCTTCTAACAGCTTTtctgtctga
- the CA1H5orf58 gene encoding putative uncharacterized protein C5orf58 homolog isoform X2, whose protein sequence is MFKNNVTDHKLNMEAIIKNINMISLELKKMQELSQLLLCDLTLHFNHPLKTNDLEETEGKPPLFDESKISDVSFASNSFSV, encoded by the exons atgTTTAAGAATAATGTTACTGACCATAAGCTAAACATGGAAgccataattaaaaacattaacatgATTTCTTTGGAGTTGAAGAAGATGCAAG AGCTCTCCCAGTTGCTGCTTTGTGACCTTACTTTACATTTTAATCATCCTCTGAAGACAAATGACTtagaggaaacagaaggaaaaccgCCCCTCTTTGATGAATCTAAAATATCAGATGTGTCCTTTGCTTCTAACAGCTTTtctgtctga